Within the Arachis duranensis cultivar V14167 chromosome 10, aradu.V14167.gnm2.J7QH, whole genome shotgun sequence genome, the region tTATCAATCTTGATTGATTACACTATTTAACATTGATATGAGCATCATATTTCGTCAATAAGAACTTATTATGCGGCACACCATACTGATTATCCAAATACCTGATACCTGAATAGTTTGGCTATTATTTTGACATCTAAAAACTGGATATCCATTCTTATCAATGGTGATAAACTAtgaattattttagaaaaatgtcAAATGAAAACACCATTCTCCATACAAggtggctttttttttttgcaattccACAGGGTTTGTGCATCATCAAAGCTTTAACTGTCTAATAGTATTATGAATCTATATTCTCATATAGAATTTTCACTGAGATAATATTGTTTATGTCCTCAGGATCAGGAAACTTACGCTCTTGTGTGAGAAATACTAGCATATGTGCATGCAGTAATCCATGCTTGTAGAACTCAATAGTATATATAACTGTAATAAAAGATATTCATTTAGTATAATTGCATTATAATCGATTGAattagtaaatatttttctatgaaaGTGCAAGTTCAAAGTATTATTTGCCCTTGATTACCAAAAATTCTAttcttttggatattttttgagTTTGTCCAACTTTGCCTTGAATCTTGAAACCATGTTTGGTTTATCTTCAGGTTTTAAGTTAGTTTCCTTACAATAATGCTTTAATTCTTCCCATTGGGGGGTTGCAGGTagctattataaataaatttggaTAACGAATTGACCTACAAATTGAGATTGCATATTGGTAGTTTTGAATCATATATCATGGTTCTCCTGTGAATGTTAAAGGTAAAATAATGCACTTGCTAAGTGATGATGCCTCAGTTTCATCAGTcagaattgcatcttttaaacttttataaaatttcagcTCTAAATTGTCTTTGCTTTGAATATGAATATTTAAGTCTAGTAGCTTCAACTATTAAGAATGCATCAACTAAAAACTGTTAAAAAAGTCGTCGATAATATAATAGAACACCTTCACAACTTGGTCTATGCTAAATTCTAaatgcaaaaacaaaaaatccctCATGCTAACGTAAGAGGTTTCCTCTTTGGAATTTTTTGGTAATTTGTTCAACGAGGTTTGTCTCTCCAACTTTGTTTACTATAGAGAAATAGTAAAAGATATTGTAATATTAAATATGATAGATTGAGTTCTGAAATTCATTGAAGTTGGCAAGATTTTGTTTCCACAATAATatctctttcttttcatttgAATCAAAATCTTCAGCAACTAAACCTGCAACCTCATCAATAAATGGTAGGTCATATTGTCTTCTATCTTTGCCTCTTTTTTCAATAAGCCACGAACAAACATCAATTTCTTGAATTATGATTAGATCTCAAATATTGcaaaaaatttttacaaaaacgtTATGTTAATCGAGCATTTTTATAATGTCAGATATGATCTCCAAATTCTATTGGTTGGTTTTGTTGCCAAAACTATAAAAAGAAGTATTAGTTGTGTATAAATTATGTTGACTTTGGAAGAAAGCttaataaagagagacaaaattgaattgaataaaaaattaatacctAACATTTGAACTACgattttttctctcattttgtGTATCATAGATGTAAAGTTGTATAATTTTTGCTGAACTTCTCTTTTTTGGTAACAAGCTTCCTATTAAACGATAATTCTGAGCATGCAATATAAAATGTAGGAGGATTTGGTGTGTGCACTACAACATGAGCGGCAGATAGCGGTGGTTAAAACTTCGGATTGTGGCGGTTTTTTAACCACCGCAAAACATTCTGTAAGGGTTGAATGACTGCTGTTACTAATGACGCCAGTAAACATTTAGTGGCGGTTTTTGTTGACCGCCAAAATAATCGCTGCTAAATTGTTTTTAGCGGCAAAAACGTTCTGCGGCGATTAGGAACCGCTGCTATTTTTTAGGATTGATTTGAGACATTTTTCGCGACGGTTAGATAACCGTCGCTTAGATAACCGTCgctatttaatttagttaaaaaaagttAGATTTTGCAGCGTTCAATAGTAATCACCgctaaagttaatttttttccatttaaataatttacttGAATTTTAGGATCATATCACAATCaacatttaaaaaatcttttaattttaaaaaatcttttaaattttaaaaatcttcaattttaaaatgttacgTATTAATTTAACTGATTATGTTTGCAATTACAGTAAAAAAAAACTTGACGTAAAATACAATGCTAGTATTCCAAATGATGCATATAGATCACAAAATAAAGTAGTTAATATCAATATATCCTCAAAGTGCACTATTTATgaaggaaacaaaaaaaagcaTAATAAATTGTTATAAGATATCTATTTTGCTCCACTCTCCAAAGACTTCAACTGTGCATCAATTTTAGGTGGCAAAGTATCTCTTTGCTGTTGGATTATGTATTTTACCAGATTTTTCATGGTTTGCCTCTTTGCCTTCTCTTCTGCTGCCTCTGCCCTATGTTCTACTATTGTTGCCTTCAATTTTGAAATCTCCGCCTTTTGTTCTGCTGCTGCCGCCTTCAATTCTATAATCTCACTCTGATACTCTTCAATTTGCACTATGGAGTTCAATTGTTGTGTAGTATTACTAATAATTTTGGTTGAATATGATCCAAAACCTAACCCCCCAACTCGCCCTAAATGCTCCTTTCCAAGGACTTGCGCAAGCGAATCAGTAAGTGAAATCTCTTTCGAGGAACTATCTTGGCTCTAGATATATGCAATCGCTTCCTACAGACATACCAGAGTTTGGTTATTGTGATTTTGAAGATAGCAACATGAATAGAGTAAGAGATGTAAATCATTTTTAACTAATACTTACTCCAACAACACGTGCATCATCATTTATATACGAGCCATCCCTTTTTTTATGAGTCATAATAAACATCTCTCTTCTACCAATGCGCCTTTGTTGTTTTTTCTCCTATAACCACATTAAATATTTACACAATCATACATGTTACAAAAGAATATCACAAACCACAAAAAAATGTATGAAAGATAATACACATATAATAACCTCTTCATCCTTTAGCCTCTCCATTGTCTTAGGGCCCCCAGTATGTGGATAAGGTTGTTTTGACTGATTTAGAGCATTTCGTCTACactttttctataaataaaGATACAAATATAGTTTATCATGCAATGAATTTTAGAAAGTAATGGCCCCTTAATAGTGCCTCAGTTTTTTTCAAGGGTTAGAAACTTATTGGAGTGGTTTTTTGGCTTTTTAATTCTATCACTTTTAATCAATCATTTTATTCAGTTATTCAAAATGTTTAGAATTGCAAAACTAAATGGAGtataaatttaatgttaattACCTTTGTAGATTCCTTCAAACGATATTGAACGAACCATTTTCACTGTTATGCATTTATTCCTGTTAGTTTCCGCTTAGCATTTTCTTCTAAACTCTTTCTCTCGTCATAAAACTTGTGATAAAAtttgtttcttgctttcttcCATATTTTTCCTAGCCTTTGAACCATTACTCGCTTTTTTTTCCTTGTCATCCTCCTTATATAGAAAGGTCTACAAAAAATTTGAGACATAATGCGATGCATGTCAACAATGGGAAAAATAAggaatttgatctaattttacaTAACATAATAAGCTAcgaaatttaatattatacctTAATTATGTCATATTCATTTTCCTTCAGAGCATTGTCCATTGTCTTCTAACTCTCTTCATTAATGGGAAAATGTTGAAAGTCAGCACCGAAACTCCCTAGAAACTCGCTTAATAATCCTGCTGCCTGACCGATCGCTTGCAACTCTGTATTAAACTCCAGAATGATTTATCTACCAGGAGGAAGTACCATAGCCTCCATGACACTCAATTTCATCGTTCTTGTGACGTTATCATCTAAGAAATAAATTACAAGGTTTAGTTGCATTATCGTTacctaaaaattaaatagaataccAAAGTCAaccaattataattaaataatcaagACTGCAGGAAAAAATATATACCGCTTACAACAACACTCCAATAATCTGTATCCTTGCTATCATTGGACTTGTTACGGCATacagcttcttcttcatcatataAGTTATCAACGTGATCATCCCATGAGTCAACCTCATCAGCCTCGGGATCATAATCTTCATCATCTGAAGATATTTGGGTAGGCTCAACAACATGTTTAGTCTCTGTGCATCATGCAGAAGGTTTATTGGGATCTTTATGAGTTGATGGAGCTAGCCATGTTTCAATACGCGGTCGACGGAATGATATATTTTTTCTGGATGTCTGAACATTGATATGCTGAGTATTGTCAGTAGTGCCGGCATCGAGGATACAACTGTACCACGGTTTCCTGGGCATATTTTCAAAACCTTCACACAGACTAGTAACACTTATTAGACAGTAAAATCTACCaaaaaaccaataataaaaagggaataattttaaaattttaatgaactAAACAAATTACATGCCTTAACTAAAAATCACATCTATCATGAAAAATTTGCAATCAAATTAGTAAGATTACATGGCAAAATACAATGAATACTTGGAATTAAATACACAGCATCAATTCATACTTCAATGCGTCCTTTTTCAGAAAAGAGTAAACAATATCTAAAGTAGGTAGTGATCATTGATACAATAGATTTGACAAAATGAAAACTATGTAAGGGAACACACAAGATGATCTCCATAAGATACTTATTGGAACATGTAAACTAAATCATTTGGATTGTTCATCAAAAGCATTTATGGTGGTCCCTCACAGACCCACTTATTGACCTAatttagaattatatatatGGAGTCTGAATGCTAATGGTTGAATAATTGGGAGAAAAATGGTAACATTAGCTGCATTAAGCCATAACCCAGGGAAATAGTGAACAATATGAAACCGCTTTTTAAGTTGAactactgaaaaagaaaaacccATACCAATCACAATGCATATCACAAAAATAGAAATACCCACaattaaaatgattataatTGTGACAATATATTTACAGTGTAACGCAACcacaatttaaattaaaattgtgaATTTTATCAATGATGTCAGAATTTTGTTTGTTTAACAGTGAACACCATGTTTGAATCATGGGTTCAATGATGCGCCTCACATTAATAAGCTTGCTGTGAAATAGTTGTAATTCAAATGCATGGAGTATATGTATATTGTGGTGTGGTGTAGATCAAGATCATAGCAACGGGAAAtattcttttcttaattaactCTAATTACCatataattttagtatattcaATTATTCATCATTTATTGTAATTTTGTTGCCAAATTAAGCTGAAGTAGTCAACAATGTTAAACCAGGCATATATACTTATCATTTGTTATCTTACAGATTTTTAAAGTGGATCActtttcatatcttttaaagGTATGTGCACAATAAGACTTATATATACATGAATATATGTGTGTATAAATTAGTATTATCTATGGAATCCAAATTCAAGGATTACTAATTTTCATTATTAGCTAGTATTATATTCTCTGAATGCTTAGTTTCCATGTAGTCAATAGaagttttgaaataataaaagatttCATTTCAAATTGTAGTTTTACCTGGTGTGATCTTTTATCTATATATGAACTTGACCATCCCAAATTCATTGGCCGAGTTATAATTGAACTTTTGATTATaacaaattaactaaaaaaacataaatgtGACATGACCAAATTAACTAATAGCCTTAACTTGCGAGAACTGTATGGTGAAGTTTAGATacttgtatgtttttttttttatcttaatttagttttcagGACATATTGAAGAAAGCTCAGCTTCTTTCCCCTCGTACTATGGTTGTTGATTCAATACAAACTCTTGATCCTATTAACATTGTTAGCAGTTTTCTTTCAACTCTATTagcacttttctttttctatcatTTGCCAATGtctttgataaaccactattttgtgatttatcttgtgcccaattgagtgattttatcaattcttcacccacttattcatatgaatttgcatggttttataattcCTTCCTTGTGATATGACAtaagtgaaaacatgtttcctatgctttagaaatattaaaattaattatccttTGTTACCATTTGataccgtgatctgtgtgttgagtactttcatgttttatagggcaggaatgacttaaaggatggaaaggaaacatacaaaaatggaagaaaagcacaaaatggagtttttgaagaaactggcagcgacgcgtccgcatggacgacacGAACACGCGCTTTGCGCAAATTGGCATCTACGCGAATGCGTGCATGACGCAAATGCGTCACTCGCGCGAAACACAgctgacgcggacgcgtgactgacgcgaccgcgcggaaaagcaaaactccagatgacgcgaccgcgtgacccacgcggatgcgtgacgtgcgcgatctgcagaatttacaaaAGTCACCCCAGCGATTTCTagaccctttttggcccaaatccaagcccagaaaacacatattggAGACTACAAAatgggggaatccattcattcaaagGAGAGCGaacaattaatgaatattacacaattttaggattagatgtagttttagagagagaggctctctcctctctcttaggattatgatttatcttaggatttaggattaggatttatcttattgggattatttcttcttcatcacaggttcaatgttcctttactcaATTCTCGTATATTTTTCTATGttggatttgatttcttttattaattcaatttgaggtatttcagatttatgattgctttcttttatttatataaataatttagattttttccttttggctttggttgattaattggtgactcttgagttgtcaaactcatcgtgattgttaattgttgtccttgctaattgatttagatgcctataactctagtctttccttaggagttgactaggaatttgggtgttaaattgatttacccacttgacttaccttcatagttagaggttgactgagtgggatcaaaaatataattctcatcaccattgataaggataactaggataggacttctaattttcataccttgccaagagttttattagttattaatttactaattcctgcaatttatttctcttgttcaaaccctttttaaaacccgaaaatactgttttccataaccaataataaattatacttccctacaattccttgagaagacgacccgaggtttgaataattcggtttataaattttattgggtttgttacttgtgacaaccaaacgtttgtacgaaaggattttttgttggtttagaagctatacttattacacgatcatatttttatatttttttaccggtaggaaatccgatcgtcaaaatggcgcagttgccggggaattacaaacgtgtgccttattattggttattgtaaatatttttcttttacttgtttatttgtttttgttttccctttttatttctcttagctactatgagttctcacccctctcgctttgagtttggttctaagtTTGTTGAAatgaatggaagctataacaggactatgcatcacggttaaagcaatcaaagatggatggagccaagaggatctgatcaaccctttaggcaacaacaccttccaagatatcatggacaaagaccattctacaatgcatgctaagctgatagatatggtggacccccttgtagttacca harbors:
- the LOC127742813 gene encoding uncharacterized protein LOC127742813 — its product is MDNALKENEYDIIKKKCRRNALNQSKQPYPHTGGPKTMERLKDEEEKKQQRRIGRREMFIMTHKKRDGSYINDDARVVGSQDSSSKEISLTDSLAQVLGKEHLGRVGGLGFGSYSTKIISNTTQQLNSIVQIEEYQSEIIELKAAAAEQKAEISKLKATIVEHRAEAAEEKAKRQTMKNLVKYIIQQQRDTLPPKIDAQLKSLESGAK